The nucleotide sequence tgggttcgagtcgAAAGTAGTTTCTTGCAAAGAAatgtaaggctgcgtacaatagacccttcccTGGGACCCTATCTTGGTGGGAGCTTCTGCACCGGACTGCCCTTTTTTTTATGAGTTGAAAAACCCTTTCTGTTGAAACTTCACATCAAATTGATAGCATATCACTTGAAGTGTTACACGCTGATTTCTATTTAGGGATAATTAGTTGTATTGAGAGTGTACCTAGGGTTGAACCAACTGATCTAAGGCTGACTGAGATGTCTGAAGGATGATTCTAAGATTGGTTGGATCAGATTTGGGGTGAATTCAAGGTTAGATAGCTATTTGACGGTTGGACAAGGGGTGGGATTATCTTGAGTTTGCTTTGGGTTCAAATTGGACTTGATTTGGTAGCTATTCATGTGGGTTATTATGCATTGCATAACTTGTGGATGATGAATCAATTGCAGATGAGGCCTATGAGCTTGATTTTTAGACGATTTTAGCAATTATATCACTTCTTATCACCTTGATCATACATTGGCCATGTTGGCCAGTATGATGGGTTGGATGCAACACACTTGGGCTATTTTTGGTAGTCATGCACATGTTGGAGCATATAGTAGTGTCACTTACTATTGCAAAACAGAGAGTGCAAGGGTTCAGACATAATGATGGATCCGACTACACCCGTTGATTGATATTTAGTAATAGTGCACATTGTGCTGATAGCAATGCAAATTAATTAGTAGATGTGAAACTTTAGAGTGGGTTGTCATTGTGTATATCGTGCGTTGTGTTTTCATAGAAGCAGATTAGATTGTCGTTGGCATTCGGTATGGTAGTCATAATAGATAATCCTTACAggtttgataaaaaaaaagaatGATAAAAAACAACAGGCATACTTGAAAACATATCTGAAACTGTAGAAGTGTCGACCGAGGAAACAGCAGATGGTAATGGCATATTGCATTTCTTGCACTGCAAATGGAAAATGAAATCAGGTAATTTGGCTTCTAACTACATAAATGGCAATGCAGAAAAGGCTGGAAATTATTACTATCATCTTATGAGGAAGTTAATTCATCATGTAAGAGGAAATTGATCTGAAAATAAAGTATTACATACACTTTTAACTTAGAGAAAAAGACCTTGACTGTTGACTAGATATCATGAACATTACATTTatattccttttatttctataaaATGTTAAATGGTTTTATCCAACAATGAAATATAGTGTTAATCTGATAGAAATAGAAGTAAGAAAGAAAAGATATAAAATTTAGCTAAATGCCAAATTTGTAAAAAATCTAAAATGATAATTTGGAATAACTCAAGTTTTACTTTTATGAGACTAGAATATGGTCTCACCTCAGACCGTGAAGAATAGTTATGGAAACCACAATCACATATCCAATCACCACTACGCCAGCCTTTTGGGGTTGGAAGAAGCTGAGACGTAGTGCTTGAAAATGGATATTCACCACTCACATTTTGGATTGAGGAGAAATTAGGAGCCATTTGCATCCCAAGTTTACTTTCAGCCCCAAGCGGCCAACTTGAACTGGGTAGAAGTGGCTGAATGGCTCGATTGCCGGTAAATGCGGTCTGTGACCCATATAGTCCTTGTAGCATCGAAATATAATGTGCATAAGCTGGCAGTACTGACCCAGGCAATGCAATAGCTGGCATTGCGGCTTCTTCCTTGGATTGGCCACACTTTTTGCATTGTTCTCTTGATGCATAATTGTTGTTACTGCAGCCTATTGATCCATTTGGCATACAAGCATAACTTAAATGCAAAAGCATAAGCAACAATACAATTTAATATCATTATGTAAGATTTATACTCTAAAAATTAAATGCAAGTATATTTTTTATGGAAACATTAACTTAGATACAGCAATCAAGATGAATCAGTCTGGTAATTTCTATGAGAGATATGTATActagaaataaatattagctcaATAGAAATATAAATCTAAAAAGGCAAGGTTTTAATGAAGCAACTATGATAGTCAAAATATGAAATCACATTCTAAATTATTGCCCCTATTGAAACACTTTGGGTTCAGGACAACTGACGAGTTTCTTACAAGAGAACTCCTCTATCAGAATTTCAATAGGAAATAAAACAAATATGGCAATAGCATTTGAAATATAGTTTAAATGGAAACCATATTGAAACTCGATCAAATCAGGAAGCTAGCCATAGGCAGCTTGTTGAGACGTTGAAGACTTACAATTacaaaaggaagaaaaaaggTTATGATGAAAGAATAGATAGCAAACATCTATTCGGCATAATTATTACATtcagtatttttttattaaataaatgttATCTCTAGGATATTCAATCAGTTTCATAGAGACAAAAGAGAAACATATGTTTCCAAAATGATTTGAGATTTTATAGTtttgggtgtgtgtgtgtgtgtatatatatatatatatatatatatgagagagagagagagagagcaatgGTACAAGTATAGTTTGGATTTGAGTACCAACTAATGAATAAACTTGATGATGGAAAAAATCACAAACCATCTTGAATTTTACTAATATTTTCATCATACAACAATAGCCAATAGTGAAATAAGGATAGTGGTCAATAAGTTAGAGAAGTTGTCAAAGAATATAAAAGGATCAGTACAAAACCATGACAACTATATTGAAGTAGAATAAGTACTTGTGAAGTGAATCATCATGGGTTTCAAGTAATGCATTGCTTGTCAGAAAAAATCATAAACCTAGACCACAAATATCAGGCTGTAAATTAAGGGAGGCAGAATTCAGAAGTATCTAAAACTGATAATCATTTTCCATATCTTTGAACCACCTCACAATACTGCATAAAATCACTGGCAATTTTTTTACATATGTAACAAAACATCTGCCATAGAAAAAGCTAGCTTTTCATCATACATCTTTAATTCGAAACTTAAAAAGAGAGAGAACCAAAATCAAGTGCGTAGACAGAACTTTCATACAACAAAAAGATGCACATTACACTGGGAGCCTAATCAAGCAATCTATTATTTCATCATTATGTGCACGAAAATTCTGGTGTGGATGAACAACAACCTAATTTCAAGTTCACAGGACTGTGCCTACCTTCACCAAGGATTAAATTCAATGAAATGCCCCAAATACCACTCATTCATCTTTGTTTAGCTCTCAAATCAAGATTGCTTTTTGAGAGATGTTTAGGGATATTGCTATCAGAACAAACTCAATAACCAAGTCCCAGCACACACAGAGGCAAAGATACACCCAATAATAACTGGTAACCCCTTCAAACAAGCCAAGGTCGAATTTTTTGGAAAACACGGTTGCGGAAATCGAGAGGAGGATATAGATTGGGGGAATACCGGAGCAGATCCAGTCGCCGATGCGGGGGAGCCATTTGGAGTGCGCGGGGGTGTTGGTGTCGACGAGAACGCGCGGCTGCTTGCAGCGGTTGCAGAGTGAGCGGAAGGCGTAGTTGCGGTTGCGGCAGCCGGCGCAGTCCCAGTCGCCTTCCTTGCCCTTCCCCGTCGCCATGGCACGGAAGCAGGCGAGATGAGGTGAGGAgatgagaggagaggagaggaggtcGAGCTAATTAATTAGCgagggaaggagaagaaggagagcagAATGATTCCCCATTTGCGCCGCAGCATATTCTCTGGCTCTCCCTTTCGCAGGCGTTCGTTTCCACCGACCAGTGCCTCATTGACAATGACCTTGGCCGAGAGATGCACTCACGCTCCCGCTgagaatttttatttatttatttatttgttaattaattaattaattaattattggaTAAAAATCAAGATAGTTTTTTCCCTAAATCATGTGAATCACATGAGCATTtcgtcttttattttatttttttatctcaaGAGCCCAATAACATTTTTCTCTCGCCATGTAAGTCTCTCTCGTGCTTCTAATGTTctactaattttaaaaaataagtattaGTGATCGTCTTTAAACATCAATACTAACATTTTTTAAATAATGTTAGTCAATTTTATATTAATGTCGATCTTTAAATATGCTGATTTTAAATCAACAACATGAAATCAATATCatgttgttgttgatttttcaagaTCATCAATAATGAAAGACTAGCAGTACTATTAGCACTAATCGAAAGAGATCTTATATTACAACTATTTCAGTTCATGTGAATTTTTgaaattgcaaggagtttaacGGCGTCGTCCATTGCATATTTCTTCTTCTCTAgaggtgttgcaattttattgaaaaaaaatagCTAAAGTATATAAACTCATTCATATCAAACTCATTTTAGACCTGATATGGATTCATATCAAGCCTGACGTGGGTCTGATATAGATTCATATCAAGCCCATAGGGTTATGATTTTGTGGATTTTTGTGATAAAATTCAACACCTCCAGAGAAGTTAAAATATGCAATGAACGATAccattggactccttgcaatctcAAAAATTCACAGGATCTGAAATAGATCTAATCAAACATGTCTAGATCTATCAGTGAATTttagtcaaaatccactaattgaCCTATAGACCTTATATTGTACCCATTTTAGGTCCCGTGGATTTCTTAGACTGTAAGGAGTCTAACGGTATTGTCCATTGTATATTTTTACTTTCTGGAtgtgttaaaattttatcaaaaaaattagcTAAACCATAAACACATTCATATTAGGCCACAAGGGTTAAGATTTAGCTtattctttcgataatattttaacacctctggAGAAGCTAAAATATACAATGAATGGTATCGTTTGACTCCTTTCTGCCTCAAAAATCCACGGACCTGAAATAAGTCCAATCAGACTTGTTtaagtccattagtggatttaatttggtcaaaatccattgattGACTTAGAGGCTTTAGATTGTAACTATTTTAGGTCTTGTGGATTTTCCAGACTGCAAGAAGTTTATCGGTACCATCCATTGTATATTTCGGCTTATCtaaaggtgttaaaatattatagaaagaATTAGCTAAACCTTAACCACATGAGCCTGATATGAATGTGTTTATGGTTTAGCTGATATTTTTGATACAATTTTAAAACCTCCAGAAAAAGTCGAAATATGCAATAGACAACACTATTAGATTCCTTGCTATTGATGTAATTtcttttaggtcaaggttgaacaagttgactaagcttgagttggttaaagcttgagtcttaatatttgacaatacatgaagattgcaggtgcaattgtccatttggggagattggtcaagggtgaccaatttgatgtgagaaaagtcaagtaggtcaagggtgaccgaatacttgatttaggaaagtcctaactgaaggttaggcaatGACAA is from Zingiber officinale cultivar Zhangliang chromosome 7B, Zo_v1.1, whole genome shotgun sequence and encodes:
- the LOC122007140 gene encoding uncharacterized RNA-binding protein C17H9.04c-like; the encoded protein is MATGKGKEGDWDCAGCRNRNYAFRSLCNRCKQPRVLVDTNTPAHSKWLPRIGDWICSGCSNNNYASREQCKKCGQSKEEAAMPAIALPGSVLPAYAHYISMLQGLYGSQTAFTGNRAIQPLLPSSSWPLGAESKLGMQMAPNFSSIQNVSGEYPFSSTTSQLLPTPKGWRSGDWICDCGFHNYSSRSECKKCNMPLPSAVSSVDTSTVSDMFSTLGTKRPASEEFSIVWDSKRLNAGNTFEQPESYSYDQSAGRHAKYHSEDFALRSLQMNIHSLQQRAVPTLIGKGANQWRDGDWMCNNCNNHNFASRSSCNRCKTRKEAAILPVSVT